From Triticum aestivum cultivar Chinese Spring chromosome 7B, IWGSC CS RefSeq v2.1, whole genome shotgun sequence:
TTTTATTCTTGACTACTTCTTTTCATCATTAGAAGCTGAGATCAAAAATACATTTCCTGACAACCAAAAAAAAGGGAGTGACAGCTTAGATCTGCTAGGGATATATACATGATCAATTTCGAATATTCGGACCAACATTCTATGAGGTGTCCAAGTTGCAAATTCACACACCCAAAATTTGCAAGGCTGAGAGAGGGGTAACTACCAAGCATCACCCTATGTTGATCAAAGAACATCAGTATATGCACTCAAACACTACAGTGGAAGTGTGTTGAATCAGATCTGGACTTGCAGTTTTGTTGCATTTTTATGTCTACATTTGATCCAATCTAGCATACACTAATAATAGCTCTAATATAGACCCATCTTATCACCAAGGATGACACTTTTACTGATATAAAATCTATAGCGTCAGAAGTTAACAAGGAAACAAATTCAAAGAACGAACCTGGAGACATACCACATGAAACCTACAGTCAACTAAAACAAAAATTCATGATCGACACCCTTGCTCTTCTCAGTAGACTTGCTCCTGGACTAAATCTTGTTGAAGAATTTAATCTGAGATTGAAACACCAAGATATCAGACTTATTTCCCCCATGTACATCCATCATATGGAAGCCCATTCTATTTTCCCTTTTACCTGTAGACTTTATTCTGTTCATATCAAACATCAGTCAACCTTGATTTCATCACAGAGCCATGGACGTTGGAGAGGAGGAGGCTAAAGGGATGCAGGACTCGATGTGATATTCTTAAAATCAGATGTACATCCCTGGGCAACAGAAGATCCATCTCCCAATCACCGCGTTGTGTGCTAGGTTTATAAATGGATCAAGGACAAGCTATACTCAAAAGCTTACTTCATCCCAGCGGCATTCTGGTATCATCATTGCACATGGGACATGATAACTTTTTCTGCAGGAGTTGTCATAACAACCAAGCGCTGCTCCCGGGAGTTTGCATCTTCTGCATCTCAATCTTTTAGAACGATTGATTTCACTCTCCACATTCTTAAAAGTATCACCATTGGATTCCACTTTTGGGGCCCTTCAGAAACATGGGTAAAGAATTAAAAGGATGGATGAACACTGCATATGATGATTCTAAATAAATTAAATATGAAGAGTTAACCATGCTGTATAAAGAAACTTACCAAACCATGCATTTCTCGTGGAACATAGATGGCGTTGGTAGGGTTGCCCTCGTCACTGGGCACAATCCTTCTATTGTGATACAGTACCATCGGACCATCGGACCATGACACTGACATAGGAAAAGTGAATATATTTAGTGCCAGTACAAATAAGAAGACTTCAACAGACATTTTTTACTGATATGTGTAAAGGATATGCAGCATATTACCGGCTCACTGGTTCTAAATGAATGGCAGAAAACGCATTCATCTTCAAATACGCCGATTGGTGTCTGATCTCTCCCCAACCTAGTAGCACCTTTGTTGTCTTCCAGCTTTGCATGTTTCCCAGGACCATTACCTTTTCTGCCGTAATGCAGGTGCTGCCCAGTGTTACTTGCATTAACACCTGGTGATGCACCTTTGGTTGCATCAACAACAAATTGCCTTTCGCGGGGGATGCACTTCCATTCTGTAACAAAGAGTAATCCAGTTAGAATGATGAATACACAATGTATGTAATTCATCAAGGAGTAAACAGTTGTTTCTATTATACGGTTGCTATTCAAACTTCTACATGTGTTATAGCATAAGAATGTACCAGTCGCTAGCATGAAACTGTGCTCTACTTCTATGCATAAGTAATACACGGATACATCAGGATTGGGGCAAAGAACTACATCAAAGAATGAACATATTTGTTTCAAAGAAGAAAGGAATGCACAAAGTAACCCAACATGTCGTGGAACCTCAAGATTATCACAGCCAGCTACCATTCCTACGTCGACCAACATGTCGGTACGAGTAGCAGACTTGGTACCTACAAGCATCAAAGTGGTGAGCTGAATGAAGCTGAAAACAACTACTCTACTGAACATGGCTTGTTTTATCATAATTTCAAGCAGATGTCTGTCCGTATGAACTGCATAATGACATAATAATATTTTTGAAAACGATAGTTCAACCATGCCCTAACACAATGCAGCATGGATTTAGAGATTTGCGATCGATTTGGTGAGCCGCGTTGGAGCTGTCGTAACTCTTTGACGCATCAAATCGCTCTAGGGCGTGAATTTTGAAGAAAAAAACAAACTGTACATTATGTAAAACAAAAGATTGAGAAGAGCTTATCACCATATGCGCATCCTAAGAATTGGGGAAACAAAATAGTCCATAGGTCACACCGAACGATTAGGCCACTTGAAAAACAGAATCCGTACTTGGCGCTGCGCGGCGACTCGTGCGACAAGGGTTTGGAGGAACTGACGGAAAGAAAAAAGACGCAGGCCCGTTTGATCAGAGCAAGGCAGGCGCGCCCGACGGCACGCGCCGTCGTGTCGTTTACCGGCCGGAAGCAAGAGACGGACAGTTCGCCGTACGGACGCAGGAGGCAGAGTGAAGGGGGGCGAGCGAACCTCCGGACTGCGTCGATGACAGCCGCGCGGCGCCGAATCCCGGGGCCGGTGACGGCCTCTCGCTCCCCGAGGTTGTTCCCCCCGCTCTCCCCGTCGGCAACGACGAACTCATCGGCGGCACGTGGAGGTTTAAAGGGGCAGATGGCGTGCGTGGGCTGCAGCGGCGCATGGAGGCGTGGAGGGGCAGACCACGCGCGTGGAGCGGCGGCGTGCGTGGGTCGGCGGCACCTGGATGGCCGGGGCCGGGACGGCGATGGAGGATCTCGGCAGCGGCGTCCCGACGGCGGCCGCGGCTTCTCTGGCACCTCGGTGCCGGCAAAGGGATCCGCAATGGCGAAAGCATCGGCGATGGCGGCTGGGGCGTGGTTCCCGTCGCTGTAGCGATTAGATCGAGGGTAgaggtgtttgtttccagggacttatctctactcctaatggacgaattggttgaatagtcccccccactttcaaccggtttattttcaaccggtttttcttcctcccacctcccatcagcccctcccaccggtttttctcttttctcgtctgacgggcaatacccaacgtatttatggtaatcaatcataattaatccacgtatagtaataaatcaatccaggtatggtaaggtcataactcaggaaattttgaatatggtaattatatggtaataaatttaaattaccccaaaggctatcaatccaggtatggtaaggccataactcgggaaatatcaaatatggtaataaatttaaattaccaccaggtatggtaaggctatccacgtatagtaataaatcatatagtaataaatcataattaatccacgtatagtaataaatcaatccaggtatggtaaggtcataactcaggaaattttgaatatggtaattatatggtaataaatttaaattaccccaaaggctatcaatccaggNNNNNNNNNNNNNNNNNNNNNNNNNNNNNNNNNNNNNNNNNNNNNNNNNNNNNNNNNNNNNNNNNNNNNNNNNNNNNNNNNNNNNNNNNNNNNNNNNNNNNNNNNNNNNNNNNNNNNNNNNNNNNNNNNNNNNNNNNNNNNNNNNNNNNNNNNNNNNNNNNNNNNNNNNNNNNNNNNNNNNNNNNNNNNNNNNNNNNNNNNNNNNNNNNNNNNNNNNNNNNNNNNNNNNNNNNNNNgtatggtaaggccataactcgggaaatatcgaatatggtaataaatttaaattaccaccaggtatggtaaggctatccacgtatagtaataaatcatatagtaataaatcataattaatccacgtatagtaataaatcaatccaggtatggtaaggtcataactcaggatattttgaatatggtaattatatggtaataaatttaaattaccccaaaggctatcaatccaagtatggtaaggccataactcgagaaatatcgaatatggtaataaatttaaattaccaccaggtatggtaaggctatcgatctaggtatggcacgccctcacctgatcacctatcacaatctccagccccacgcacgcaccaaagaacccacccggcacaaaacgcagctcctctcgatcccctcgagTAAACGTCGCCGCCGTCGTGCGATCTTCCTAACACAGACGCCGTCACCGCCTCCTTCCCACCTACGGCGTCCCACGTCCATGGTGACGGCGCTCGCGTCCTACACTGACCCTCCGCCTCATATAGGTTGGTCGTTGATGGAGTGGGATGTGCCGCTGCGGTTTGGGGAGGAGAATCACGATCTGGTTGGGATCTCAGTGTGGACTCGTTCTCTGCGATGAAGGATGGCGCTGCCTCTCTGGCAAATGGGATCGGAGGAAGGGGCTCTACGTCGTGAatgtcggcgaggcagcggccgaaggcgagcccgacggtgagcacgggtgttcgtcccatgaaataggcggccacggagggcggatctgaggccaccccaatcgccggtggcccttcctcccatcgctcatcgcctccattctctctctcctctaaatctttgtcgcccctgcctgattctggccgacgccatccagctctcgcatcgaccaccaccagcacggctgcggacgaggcgcaaccgcagacgccgccgccgccatcctcatccacctcctccaccatccttcccagccgtcgtcgggggcacccgccatctgcgctctagcccacccgctccctcctatcccctccccctgcctgccagccccgtgatccatcgcacagatggcaggtactacagcgacctcctccccagcggatccggcctcctccgaTGGAGATCCATCCTGCGCACCACCTTATTCTCATGCGTGCACGTCTATATCAACGTCTCATTCCACCTCACCTGAGCCTTTACCTTCCCACCTCTGCTTCAGATCCACATCACTTTGCAAGGTATGTGCTTGATTGTTCCGAACTGGATCGATGGATTGTGCAAGGTACTTTGGGTGTTGTCATTGACGGCAATTGTCACGCCATGCTACCATCGGAGGGGTCCCTCATCGATGATTAGGGTCTTCCGAACTGCACGAGCTCCATTGAGAAGGATGTTTTTAATTCTGGTTTTGCCTACATGCTTTTTTTGCCTGTATCTACTTAGCTAATGTCTTCTTATAGATAGTAGCTGCTGAAGTGGTGATCAAAGTTGTTCACTATAAGGAAACAACCATGATAACAAAAGTGTATATTCCCTGACCTTTGACCTGAAGTACTTTTTCATTAGAAACTTGCAACAGCCAGGCATTGAAATTAGCAACAGCTTCGTACGTACTGAACTAATTTGCAGCAACACGTACTGAACTAAGTTAGGTTATGCTCATCGTTCCAACATGCTTAGTGATAACCACCTAGCAAGCTAATTAAACATGAAAAAATTGAAGTGCTACTTCTAATCGTACTATTCTGAATGTGAAAATCTATTTAATTGGCTCTTCTCTAATTGTACACTTGCATAAATCTCAGATCTTGCAAATTACAGTATAACCATAAAAGTCATGCTTTGACTCCTATAGGGCCTTTTGCACTTTAATATGACTAATAATTTGCCTTAATATCACAGATTGGATTACTACCTTTCTAAGTGAATGACATTCAAGAAGGTCATTAAATAAAACCAAGAAATCCTTCTGGTATTGGAGTGTAGGAAAGTTGAGACTATAAAACCAAAAGGTTATATTTACGTTTATTAGAGAAGGTTCTTTACTTTTTATAGGAAAATACAAAATGTTGCGATGTAGAGTCTAGGTGGTGGGCCTCCTTGATCCACTTGGTGGATGAGGGCGACTCCGGTCCTGGCACCCATAGTGCCAGTGATCCAAAAATCATAGGGCCTGGATATAGCTCTAGCAGACATATGCGGCTTGCGCATCGAGCTTGGTCGtctcgagcatggagataggcgagttgtagaccaagagctggtacagagataggcgagttgtagacaagagctggtgggcagcaagaaacgcatgcacaccaaagaacaaatctgagtcacatgcctacttctattggtttctacaaagagcggctagcttagatcttagaccagtcagtcactgtcgaggtcgccaaggtgatcttacagcaccgccgtggggatttctcatgattttatgtaggcaagccttaagcggtggtggtgattggctgggtggtgtcgctgccttgggaagagacgaagtgatggtaaaagtaagcaggatcggatgattcttccgtggggatagccaaagtcaagatgtcgactacagacttgtcgcagacttgcagtgaacctggatgcggcgagcctgatttgtggatcgatggcgggtcttgactttgttaggctgggattggatggttgcggagggtggtgtgcttggttgggttcccatggaagaatgtggcctcctcgtggatctagtcatgcccatcctagagaacattgtgtccctagctccctcgaggagcaaggacagtgcaagcggcagcagggggtaggggtagatgtggggagggatgtcggcggctgctcgaggtcatcatgatgaaacccttgacgtcccatctttatcaatggaagtggaagagcacgaagtcgagattggataggagtttgagttctttttggcaccgatcggttccccactttagagatgtattttttttgcgtgcgagcaaacagtgggttgattctaaaagggataggcacttttcaacagaagtgcatgacggaccaaaaataagacctcattttattcgtttgatagatatcgtattattcgttgttgttcgttcggtgaaatttcctaatatttgattgttgtgtttctaattagagcaccccataatcacccaatatgaggggatgataaatgaaagatactgattataaattttgaagAGCCCATGGCAAAGCACGGGCGTTATACTagttggtttagggacttaaaaaagtccctataagtcccaccTAAACCAAACACAAGGGACTTATTGGGACTTATTGTGGTGATTTGGGACTTATCAAATAAGACTCTCAGGGAGGAGCTTATTGGGACTTATCCCGGGCCGGACCTACCCTACATCGCTCCAGGCTCGTTCCccgcacgccgccgccccgcctcttgccccgtcgccgccccgcctctcgccccgtcgctgccccgcctctcgccccgtcgccgccccgcctcggttCGTTGCAGCGGTGCCTCCAATCGCCGGACAGGCCCTCTCCTGAGCCTCGTTGCAGCGGTGCAATATGGACttataagtccctgtaaacaaacaggtaGGGATTCGGGACTTATAAGTTCCTGtaaacaaacaggtagggacttatgacttataagttgggacttaaAAAAGTTGTAGGACTTATGAAACAAACAGGGCCGTAGCCTCCTCCGTCAGTTTTTTTTTCTCATGGGAGGGGGCCTGGATCGGTTCCTGCGAGGGCGCTCGCTCCCGCTTCGTCCAGTTTTTTGGTTCGTTCTTCGTCCAAATTTCTGTCGTGCGAGGGAGGGCTGTCTTCGCCCATTTTTTTCGTTCGAGTAATGCAGATGTGGTAGGATGACGAAAAAAAACCGACGGTGGGAGTAtgacgaaaaaaaaccagcgaaaataaaccgcgcaGACTATTCACTAAGTCGTTTTAGGATGGCCTAATCGCTCAATTTTTTAGGGATAGTCTggtcgtttagattttctttttggATGGTCTGATCGCTCTTTTTTTATCGCTCAGTTTTTACTTTTTTTTGCGGAGTAAAGGGAGTTTTATTCAAGATGTCACAGTGTTACAGTCGAGAGGCCACAAATCCTCAATACAAGGTGGAACCGAGCGCAACCACACCGCTGTAGTCCGCTCGGCCCGGCTATAGTTGGCCAAACGATCGGCAACTCTTTTCTGAGAACGACAAATTTTCAGAGGTACAAACTCCCTATTACTCATCAACTCCTTAATCTCTAGAACCAAATGACCGTAAGCCGAGCGAGTTAGAGCATCGCTAGAGAGACTCGCCAAGGCTTCAGAAGAATCGGACCGAACGACGACTGGGGCCTCCGAGTGCTGGATGGCCAAGGCCATACCCTGAATGAGTGCGTGAAGTTCAGCCTCCAGAGCGTTGTTGCAGTGGAACAAGACTCTGTAAGCTGCAAATATGATCTGTCCTTGATGATCGCGCAACACCATACCGGCCGCCGCTGAGTTATCCGATGCCTGGAAGGATCCATCCACAGTTAGGGCAACATGGCCCGGGCTCGGCGCCGGCCAAGGTAGAGGTGCATGGTCCTTTCTAGGAAGGACTGTTGGAATCGCCGAAGATGGCATTTTTCCTTTTAGAATCTCGTCCACAGAGTAACGACCAGCAAGCTTGATTGAGTTGTAATAACTGTCCAGGAACTCCACCGTGGCTGAAACAGGTGCCCCATCCTTGCCGTGGGTCTGATCATTTCTTAGCTGCCATATGCGCCACACTAACATGATGATCATGTCCCGAACATCATTTAAAACTCTACACAGAAGATGCATCAGCCATTCCCTTCCGTTATCAAGCAGAAACTCGTCCGGTGGGAGTGTCCATCTGTCGCGCATCTGCAACCAAATAGCTCGCGCATGATCGCATGCAACCAGGGCATGGAAGGTGCCCTCTTCTTCCAGTCCACATAGCCGACAAGTAGATGTTGTGGGTATATGACGTAGCACCTTACACTGCTGCGTGGGTAAAACGCCCAAAATAACTTGCCATGCCGTAATCTTCATCTTTTGCGGGACTGATGCTTGCCATACGCAATTCCATAAAGAACGGGAACCGCTCGCTGACGCGCTTGTTGCCCCTTTAGAAAATGTTGTATTGTGATCGTATGTAGCTAATCTGTATGCACTTCTAACAGAGAAAACTCCACACTTCTCTGGAAACCACGGGATGAAATCAGAACGCTGCCTTGGAGAGGTACGGATCTTGAGGATATGCTGAACATCCATCTCCCAAAAAAATTCACGGAGGCGATCCGCCCTCCATGCTCCGTTAGCATCTAGAAATGCAGAAACACGATTGAGACGGCAGGAGCCTTTTGGGGTGATCGGCCGGAAGGAAGAAGGCCGTGGGATCCAAGGGTCTCGCCATGTCCGAATATGCTCCCCGTCCCCAACCCGCCATATGACACCTTTTTTGAGCAGCTCCAAATCATGCAGAATGCCTTTCCACACAGCTGATCCAGAGATTGAAAATACTGTGTCCAATAACTGGCCTTGAGGGTAATATTTTGCCTTCATTAGTCTCGCAACTAGGCTGTCAGGAGAGTCaaggagcctccacgcttgcttagCCAGCAGCGCTTGGTTGAAAGCTCGCATATCCCTGAAGCCCATGCCCCCCAAAGCTTTGGGGAGAATCATTTTGTCCCAACTTGTCCATGCCATTTTCTTCTTCCCATTCTCCACTTCTCACCAGTATTGACGCATCATACGGGTGAGCTCATCACAAACCGAGGCTGGCAACTTAAACACACTCATAACATAAGCTGGAATAGCTTGAGCTACAGACTTTATTTAGATTTCTTTGTTACCTGATGACACATATTTCTCGCTCCAATCAATTAGTCTCTTCCTCAGGCGTTCTTGTATTGTTTCAAACTTGCCTTTGTGCATTCTCCCTTCTGGGACTGGAAGGCCTAGGTAACTAGGCTCAAAAACTTCCTGAGTGATCTCCAACAAACTCTTTATATTTGCCGCTGTAGCCGGCAAGCAATTGTCTGAAAAAAGAATGGAACACTTCGAAGGGTTTATCAACTGGCCCGTGGCCATCGCGAAGGTGTTCAACAAATCTTTAACCAGTGCCGCTTGCTGTTAGTTTGCATGAAAAAATAACAGCGAATCATCCGCGAAGAGAAGATGAGAAATTACAGGAGCCCCGCGACAAATATTCACCCCTTGCAAGCCCTCTTCCCGCATAGATTTACTGATCAAGGCAGAAAGGGCATCAGCCACAAATAAGAACAGAAAGAGGGACAGGGGGTCACCTTGCCGCAAGCCCCTCGAGGGGGAAAATGATTCCAGTAACCTGCCATTAAACTTCACTGAGTATCTGACAGACGTAACACAAGCCATCACTCTCGAGACCCAGATGTCTGAGAAACCCCACTTTGTCAAGGCCTTTTGAAGAAAATCCCAGTCCACACGATCGTAGGCCTTCAAGAGGTCCAGTTTATAAGCACACAAAGCCGGGGAGTTCTCCTTCACCGATTGAATATCGTGTATACACTCGAAGGCAATGATAGAATTATCAGATATAAGTCTCCCTGGGATAAAGGCGCTTTGGTTTTCTGAGATAAGTTCAGTAAGCATAGGCCGCAGCCTATTCACCATGCACTTAGACACAATCTTGTATACCACATTACATAAACTTATTGGCCGGAAATCCTTTAGCTCCTTGGGGTGAGGAACTTTGGGGATTAACACAATAGAAGTGTCATTAACACCCTCCGGCATAATCCCTGTGCTGAAAAACTCTTGAACTGCCGCTATAATCTCTGGTTTGAGCACCGCCCAATTCCGTTGATAAAAACGTGTAGGAAAGCCATCACACCCAGGGGCCTTCAAGGGACCAATCTGGAATAGGGCATCCGAGATTTCCTGCTCAGAAAACGCCTTGCAGAGGGCCTCATTCATCTCGACGGTTACTTTCGGTGCAATGCAGTTCAGAACCTCATCTGCAACCAAGGTACGATCCTTGGTGAAGATCTCCTTGAAATAGGAGGACGCCATCCTCTCCATCTCCGTCGGGACAGAGCACCAGGAGCCATCCGCCTTCATCAAACGTTGGATATGATTTCGCCTAGCTCTCCACACGGCCCGCCGATGTAAATATTGGGTATTCCGTTCCCCCTCCTTCAACCATGTGATACGGGACCGCTCAAGCCACATCATTTCCTCTCTGTATAGCAGCTCGTCCAACTGATTCATCCTAGCTCGGAGAACAGCCCGATCCACTCCAGAAAGTTGTAGGTCTGCAAGCTGAGCCCGGAGCATTTCTATCTCCTTGAGAACATTACCGAATTTTGCTGCGCTCCACTGCCTTAAAACTTTCATGAGTTGCTTTAAAGCAACCGCCACCGAGTTTAGGTTCCCACTAGGCTTACTAGTGGCCCATGATTTAGCAATTACCTCTGGGAGCGCCTGATGCCTCTCCCACATGATCTCAAATCTAGGGCTTGCGCACCTCCTCCGATCTCCCTGCACTCCTATTAGCTGCACTAGGAGCGGGCTATGATCAGAACACGGCGGGGCTAGGTGCACAACCCGAGCTGCTGGAAACAACTCTCTCCACGATTCATCCGCACATGCACGATCAAGACGTACTTGCACATTGCGGTTACCATCCTGCCCGTTATTATATGTGTATGGAATACCACTGAAGCCAAGGTCGTCGAGCTCGCATAGAATGAGACAGTCTCGAAAGGCTGACATCTGATGTTCTGCCCGCATCGTCCTTGATAGATGTTCGTGTTGCCACAACGCCTCGTTGAAGTCTCCACAGACAAACCAAGGTGCCGGGGAAGTAGCCCGTAGCCTGGTGAGATGATCCCACATGTTCTGTCTGTTCTCAACTCGTGGTTCCCCGTAAACAAACGTACTCCTCCACTCTATACCCGCACCAATATCTGCCACTGAAACATCAATGTATCGCTGACAAGAATCCAGAACGGTGACTGAGAGAGATTCATCCCAAAAGAGCGCTAAACCTCCACTCCGACCATCGCTACACACACCATGGAATCCCTTTAGACCAAGTCTCCATCTTAGCTTCTCCCTTTAGACCGCTCAGTTTTTACTTGCACGCCCACATTTTTATTCTTTAGGATAGACTAATCGCTTAAATTTTTTTGGATAGCCTGGTCGCTTAGTTTTTATTGGGATGATCTGATCACTCATTTTTTTTTATCGCTCAGTTTTTTTGTGTGTTGATGATCTGTTTGCTCTTTTCTTGCGGATGGTGGGATGGCCCAACCTTTTGGGATCGTAAAAGGATATTTTTTTTTTACTTTACGGTCTCACCTGGTTTACGGATATCTAATGGTTATACGGTCTCATCTGGTTTGTGAATATCTAACGGTTATAATTTTTATTGGAAATAGACACATCAAACTAAAGGTCAGATGTTTCTaaatattgtgggattttctaAACTAATTATCTTTATTCTGGTGATTCCGTCAAGTATTATATATAATAGATAGATGTGGAATTTGCTAGCCAATTTCTATTGCTTCTAGTTGACCGTATATTACTTTTAATATATAATTTTTATAAAGATGGCACATGCATGCGATGCAAGAAAAATGGGACGTGGATGTTTGGATGTTCTTCTTTCCATGTAACTGGCCATCATTTCTTTCCCCACAGGCAACACATTAATTAGGTTTTATTTTACTGAAGAGTTTAATTTATTTTGGACAGCTCATTTGGTTTTCCTTTCACGTTGTGGGCCATGGAACAGTTCTTTTTTTGTTGCTTCTTTTAGAATGGTATACATCGGTTGTACTAAAGATTTTTTTTCCTGAACATGTATATGCGTACATGTATCAGGTAAGTTCTATCAGGCCCACCATGTTACATAGATTGAACGGTCACGTTATATTAATTTGAAGAGATCCCCAAGATCAAGGGCTAGTATTTTCTGATTAATGTGGAATTTTCTAGCCAATTTCTATTAATTCTAGTTCACCGTATATTACTTTTAATATATAATTGATTGAtgattagattaataaatggattattaataatagggaaattagcgtgctaattggtttttgctattgcatacggttattgagaaaatattGTGGGcaatgacctaaggcaacgcacacagtttctaggaataaaccgtgttggatcgatgaacaatcacacatgacattctcttcaaaactgtttgcgttaggccaccttgcgcaaacgtttaccgcagaaaaactatgtgtgatggacatactttgccacacagttttttctacgcaccgtgtgtgatgcattaaatAACGCAatcgataaaattgttaatattgtgtgcgatgggaacGCTATGATAAACGATTTAACGgcgaaaattgtgtgtgatgtacctacaaaCGAAAATGTTTTCCTTGCAACGACTGtctgggatgtatatacgaacggaaacgtttagtggggactggctttgtgggatgtacttacgaccggaaatgatttcgcctgtataattggaTTTTTTTTAAGCAGtactgtatgtataaccgtatttgcttgctcgccggtcgcacacgaccttattttgccgagcatgtgtgccaggagggcatatccccgacggtttgtgGGTCGTGTGGAAAGggccccctatcgcagtcactcactaggtgacggttccgaacgccGTCGTCGAAGGGGGTTAAAA
This genomic window contains:
- the LOC123158660 gene encoding uncharacterized protein is translated as MLSPLRIPLPAPRCQRSRGRRRDAAAEILHRRPGPGHPGAADPRTPPLHARGLPLHASMRRCSPRTPSAPLNLHVPPMSSSLPTGRAGGTTSGSERPSPAPGFGAARLSSTQSGGTKSATRTDMLVDVGMVAGCDNLEVPRHVGSLPQS